From Nicotiana tabacum cultivar K326 chromosome 22, ASM71507v2, whole genome shotgun sequence, one genomic window encodes:
- the LOC107774382 gene encoding uncharacterized protein LOC107774382 isoform X2, translating to MPLKSLFTQSSDLVKHYIQTIETSAIGKGQGQRFKSSTMSASQGSVMIHKDSIVLEKEYMLIDIPLPPFTNQIKQYTQKVEARKGWEKTPRSSCSSLGISKSTRSNFTISSNQEIRTMDKNSLVLEKEHMQANISLPPSIDQVMQHSQATETGKKSSREEQVQRSCIT from the exons ATGCCACTTAAGAGTTTATTTACTCAATCTAGTGATCTTGTTAAGCACTACATCCAAACAATTGAAACAA GTGCTATTGGGAAGGGACAAGGACAAAGGTTTAAAAGCTCAACCATGTCTGCTAGTCAAGGGTCGGTAATGATACATAAAGACTCTATCGTTCTTGAGAAAGAATATATGCTAATTGATATTCCATTGCCTCCATTTACTAATCAAATTAAGCAATACACCCAAAAAGTTGAAGCAA GGAAGGGATGGGAGAAAACTCCTAGATCTTCGTGCTCATCTTTAGGTATTTCTAAAAGCACAAGATCGAATTTTACCATATCTTCCAACCAAGAAATTCGAACAATGGATAAAAACTCCTTGGTTCTTGAGAAAGAGCATATGCAAGCCAATATTTCATTGCCTCCATCTATTGATCAAGTTATGCAACACTCCCAAGCAACTGAAACAG GTAAAAAGAGTTCGAGGGAGGAACAAGTGCAAAGAAGTTGCATCACTTGA
- the LOC107774382 gene encoding uncharacterized protein LOC107774382 isoform X1, with protein MTIKLVVGEGTLNVVSMYAPQAGLDEDIKRRFWEGLDEIVRSIPPSERLFIEGDFIGHIGSSAGGYTEVHGGFGFGEWNGGGISLLDFAKAFDLVIANLSFTKRDEHLVTYQSTVAKTQIDYLLLRRCDRRLCDNCKVIPGETLSMQHRLLVMDICIRIRRKKRSVQGRPKSRWGALTKDKAKGLEGRLSAMGAWRSSGDTNTMWSTMADCIRKAAREVLGISTGHNSGHKGDWWWNAVVQGKVEAKKAAYLRLVGSTDEDEKRENSQRYKVARKEAKMVVTEAKTTAFARLYKELRNKGTKVGRRSYSDSLRRERGQLGIWTK; from the coding sequence atgactattaagttggtggtgggtgagggtactttaaatgtcgttagcaTGTACGCACcgcaagcaggcttggatgaggatattaagaggcgcttttgggaggggttggatgagattgttcgtagtataccgccttctgagaggttattcatagaaGGAGATTTCAttggtcatattgggtcatctgcaggtgggtacactgaggtgcatggcggcttcgGTTTCGGGGAGTGGAACGGAGGGGGCATttcgctgttggactttgccaaggctttcgatctagtcattgcgaacttgagttttacgaagcgggatgaacatttggttacttaccaaagtacggtggcgaagactcagattgactatctactcctcaggagatgcgacagaaggttgtgcgacaACTGCAAGGTTATTCCAGGTGAGACTCTCTCAAtgcagcataggcttttggtgatggacatttgtattaggataaggaggaagaagaggtcagtacaaggacgccccaAGAGTAGGTGGGgtgccttaactaaggataaagctaaggggttggaaggaaggttatcggcaatgggagcttggagaagtagtggggacacaaacacaatgtggtcgacgatggcggactgtataagaaaggcggcgagagaggtgttagggatatctacgggccacaatagtggccacaaaggagattggtggtggaatgcagttgtccaaggtaaagtggaagcaaagaaggcagcttacctgcggttagtagggagcactgacgaggatgagaagagagagaacagtcaaaggtataaggtagctaggaaggaggcgaagatggtagtgacggaggctaagacgacagcttttgctcgtctgtataaggaactaaggaacaaaggaacaaaggtggggagaagaagttattccgactcgctaaggcgagagagaggacaactcgggatctggaccaagtga
- the LOC107774383 gene encoding premnaspirodiene oxygenase-like — MMSFDLVSIFLFVSFLFLLKKWMNSKNQVKRLPPGPWKLPIRGSTLHMVGGLPHRVLRDLAKKYGPLMHLQLGEVSVVVVTSPEIAKEVLKTHDLAFASRPKLLAAEIVLYDSSDVAFAPYGDYWRQMRKICVLEVLSTKNVRSFSSIRRDEVFRLVEFFRSSSGKPVNYTKRISLFMSFIICRSAFGTVFKEQDEFIQVMKNVTALLEGFDVADIFPSLKFLHVVTGMRAKAMNLHHKVDAIVDNVINEHKENLATGKFSGQLGGEDLIDVLLRLMKDGGFQFPITNDNIKAIIYDMFAAGTETTSTTIDWAMVEMIRNASVFAKAQAEVREVFSRKETFDENDVEKLKYLKLVIKETLRLHPPLPLMLPKECREETNINGYTIPLKSKVMVNVWAIGRDPKYWDDAESFKPERYEQSSVDFVGNNFEYLPFGSGRRICLGISFGIVNIYLPLAQLLYYFDWKLPTGINPSDLDMTESDGASCARKSNLYLVASPYQPSQE; from the exons ATGATGTCCTTCGACTTAGTTTCCATTTTCCTTTTTGTATCCTTCCTCTTTTTATTAAAGAAATGGATGAATTCAAAAAACCAAGTCAAAAGATTGCCTCCAGGTCCATGGAAACTACCTATTCGTGGAAGTACGCTTCATATGGTTGGTGGACTTCCACATCGTGTCCTTAGAGATTTAGCTAAAAAATATGGACCACTTATGCACCTTCAACTAGGTGAAGTTTCTGTGGTTGTGGTTACTTCACCTGAGATAGCAAAAGAAGTACTAAAAACTCATGACCTCGCTTTTGCATCTAGGCCAAAACTTTTGGCAGCCGAAATTGTCTTGTATGACTCTTCCGATGTTGCCTTTGCTCCCTATGGTGATTACTGGAGACAAATGCGTAAAATTTGTGTCTTGGAAGTGCTCAGTACCAAAAATGTTCGGTCATTTAGCTCGATTAGACGAGATGAAGTTTTTCGTCTTGTTGAATTTTTTCGATCATCTTCTGGTAAGCCAGTTAATTATACAAAAAGGATCTCTCTATTCATGAGCTTTATAATCTGTCGATCAGCATTTGGAACAGTATTCAAGGAGCAAGATGAATTTATACAAGTAATGAAAAATGTTACAGCCTTACTGGAAGGGTTTGATGTGGCTGACATATTTCCTTCACTAAAGTTTCTTCATGTGGTTACTGGAATGAGGGCTAAAGCTATGAATCTCCACCATAAGGTAGATGCCATTGTTGATAATGTCATAAATGAGCACAAGGAAAACCTTGCAACTGGCAAGTTCAGTGGTCAATTAGGAGGTGAAGATTTAATTGATGTACTACTAAGACTTATGAAAGATGGAGGCTTTCAATTTCCAATCACCAACGACAACATCAAAGCTATTATTTAT GACATGTTTGCCGCGGGAACAGAAACAACATCAACCACAATTGATTGGGCCATGGTGGAAATGATTAGGAATGCAAGTGTATTCGCCAAAGCTCAAGCAGAGGTAAGAGAAGTCTTTAGTAGGAAAGAAACTTTTGATGAAAATGATGTCGAAAAGTTGAAATACCTAAAATTAGTCATTAAAGAAACTTTAAGACTCCATCCTCCGCTTCCACTTATGCTTCCAAAAGAATGTAGGGAAGAAACAAATATAAATGGCTATACTATTCCTTTGAAATCGAAAGTAATGGTTAATGTTTGGGCTATAGGAAGAGATCCGAAATATTGGGATGATGCAGAAAGCTTTAAGCCTGAGAGATATGAGCAGAGCTCTGTAGATTTTGTTGGTAATAATTTTGAATATCTTCCCTTTGGAAGTGGCAGGAGAATTTGCCTTGGAATATCATTTGGTATAGTTAATATTTATTTGCCATTAgctcaattattatattatttcgaTTGGAAACTCCCTACTGGAATCAATCCAAGTGACCTAGACATGACTGAGTCGGATGGAGCAAGTTGTGCTAGAAAGAGTAACCTTTACTTGGTAGCGTCTCCGTATCAGCCTTCTCAAGAGTGA